The following coding sequences are from one Nicotiana tabacum cultivar K326 chromosome 1, ASM71507v2, whole genome shotgun sequence window:
- the LOC107828025 gene encoding putative glycosyltransferase At5g03795 has product MGSEFHLFLCRAETRRALWLMGSVFAFVILVQYLQLPYGTLIGSLFSGLNSNKMNNNNAQLNVTAGFDGKIKINDYNFSTESKTIGNPEDTTLIQQSTQPNDSSGVELLKPNRTLAPDKAKEVGYIFNGNNENVAPMFEEQSKDDIVPLASNVASSPMISPAPSVSLTQVNDNLTTRGSSHNRHGATTTQNDEVAVIVPLNSNATSQPMNLPAPSVSLRHVGDNSTALASSHNPYDITTTPRNGSTTTNSPAVKEATDRPVEEVVSISEMTKMMLRSHPSSLLTKPMWSSASDEGLRSAKSQIESAANIISDPGLHAPVYHNVSKFKRSYELMERSLKVYIYREGKRPVFHQPRLKGIYASEGWFMQQLKASQHFLTNDPNKAHLFYLPFSSQILGEVVYVRGSHSFTNLKAYLKNYVDLIKGRYPFWNRTQGADHFLVACHDWAPEETRHEMANCIKSFCNADLKEGFKLGKDAPLPETNIGSADPSRSLGGKRPSQREFLAFFAGSMHGYVRPILLKYWQNKDPNMKIFGRMRKTDYIQHMKSSRYCICARGYEVNSPRVVEAISYECVPVIISDNFIPPFLETLNWESFAVFIQEKDIPNLKSILESIPLRRYVKLYHNVKKVQQHFLWHPEPVKYDIFHMILHSIWYNRVFQIAS; this is encoded by the exons ATGGGTTCTGAGTTCCATCTATTTCTGTGCCGGGCTGAGACCAGGAGAGCATTATGGCTAATGGGAAGTGTGTTTGCATTTGTCATACTAGTTCAATACTTACAACTTCCATATGGAACCCTTATAGGATCCCTATTTTCTGGTTTAAATTCCAATAAAATGAACAATAATAATGCACAACTCAATGTTACCGCGGGATTTGATGGGAAAATCAAGATAAACGACTACAATTTTTCGACTGAGTCAAAGACGATTGGTAATCCTGAAGATACAACTTTAATTCAGCAGTCCACACAGCCGAATGATAGTTCTGGAGTGGAATTGCTTAAACCAAACAGGACGTTAGCACCAGATAAAGCTAAGGAAGTTGGCTACATATTCAATGGTAATAATGAAAATGTAGCCCCGATGTTTGAAGAACAAAGCAAAGATGATATTGTCCCTCTAGCCTCTAACGTCGCATCATCGCCAATGATTTCACCAGCTCCCTCTGTTTCGCTTACACAAGTTAATGATAATTTGACCACTCGGGGTAGTTCTCATAATCGCCATGGTGCCACAACTACTCAGAATGATGAAGTAGCTGTGATCGTCCCTTTAAACTCGAATGCTACATCACAGCCCATGAATTTACCAGCTCCCTCTGTTTCACTTAGACATGTTGGTGATAATTCGACTGCTCTGGCTAGTTCTCATAATCCCTATGATATCACCACTACTCCAAGAAATGGTTCCACTACGACCAACTCCCCGGCTGTGAAGGAAGCGACAGATAGGCCAGTGGAAGAAGTAGTGTCAATATCTGAAATGACTAAAATGATGCTCCGGAGTCATCCCTCGAGCCTTCTAACG AAGCCAATGTGGTCTTCGGCCAGTGATGAAGGATTGCGGAGTGCAAAGTCACAGATCGAAAGTGCAGCCAACATTATCAGTGATCCAGGCCTACATGCACCAGTTTATCACaatgtttcaaaatttaaaaG GAGCTATGAGTTAATGGAACGGAGTCTCAAGGTTTACATATACAGGGAGGGAAAGAGACCAGTATTTCATCAACCAAGGCTCAAGGGCATCTATGCTTCAGAAGGTTGGTTCATGCAGCAGTTAAAAGCAAGCCAGCATTTCCTTACCAATGACCCAAACAAAGCACACCTATTTTACTTGCCCTTTAGTTCTCAAATTTTGGGAGAAGTTGTGTATGTGCGCGGTTCTCACAGCTTCACCAACCTAAAAGCATATTTGAAGAACTATGTTGATTTGATCAAGGGAAGATATCCATTCTGGAACAGAACACAAGGAGCTGATCATTTTCTTGTTGCTTGCCACGACTGG gCCCCAGAAGAAACTAGGCATGAGATGGCCAATTGCATAAAGTCTTTTTGCAATGCTGATTTGAAAGAAGGATTCAAGTTAGGAAAGGATGCTCCTCTACCGGAAACAAATATTGGCTCAGCTGATCCCTCGAGAAGCCTTGGAGGCAAACGTCCTAGTCAACGAGAATTCCTTGCTTTCTTCGCAGGCAGTATGCATGGGTATGTCCGTCCTATTCTTTTAAAGTACTGGCAAAACAAAGATCCAAACATGAAAATCTTTGGGCGGATGCGCAAGACTGACTACATCCAGCACATGAAGAGCAGTAGATACTGCATTTGTGCAAGAGGTTATGAAGTCAACAGTCCACGAGTCGTGGAGGCTATTTCATATGAGTGCGTTCCCGTGATCATATCTGATAACTTCATACCACCATTTTTGGAGACATTGAACTGGGAGTCCTTTGCTGTTTTCATCCAAGAGAAGGACATTCCTAATCTAAAGTCTATACTCGAATCGATCCCACTAAGAAGATATGTGAAACTGTATCACAATGTGAAGAAGGTACAACAACATTTCCTTTGGCATCCTGAACCTGTAAAGTATGACATTTTCCACATGATACTTCATTCTATTTGGTACAATAGAGTTTTCCAGATTGCATCCTAG